CCTGGCCGGTGTAACAGCCCTTCCTGAAATTGATCCCGCCGAGCAGTTCCAGGTTGACGGTCTGCGGGATGAATCTCTTCGACCGTGGCGGGGAGATGTCCGGGGATGCCGGCGAGGATGTCAAGGCGGTCCCAGGCCGCGGCGCCGACCGGCGCGGCCCGGGCGGCCAGCGCCGTCCAGGCGTTCCATGTCGGCGGGCGGGCCGTAGGGCGAAGCGCGAGCATGCGCGCCCGGCACCCGCATCACGGTCAGGCGCCGCCGCGGCCCAGCGCGCCCGCGTCGGGCGGGGCCGGTTCCGATGCAGGTCCCCGAGAATCTCCCTCGGCGCGGGGGCCGGTGAGGCCGACGCCGATCAGCGACGCGTCCCAGGTCTTCCAGCGTCACCTTGGATATCATCACGTATTTCTTCAGGCGCGCCAGCGTGTCGCCGAGCAGGGTGCGCGGGAGCAGCAGGTAATAGGAGTCGTCGCGGCGGAACACGCGCAGCAGGGCGAGCAGGCGGCCCTTCGGGCTGCAACAGCCGTTGAGCTGGCTGCAGCCCTCGACGACGAGGTCGATGTCGTTGGTGAGCTGTCCCTGGAGGAATTTGCGGGCGTCCGCGCCATGGACGCCGATCAGGCCGCGCTGGGACAGGTCCGCGATGACGTCCCCGCTGTCGGAGCCTGCAGCTCGCGCCGGGGATTGCCGAAGTGCTCGACGCGGTCATCCTCGAGCGCGGCGCCCGCCTCGAGGAGGAACGTGTTCCAGCGCGGATTCAAGCGTGGATCAAGGATTTAGGATCGGAACTGGGATCATAGCGGAATTCATCCGCAGGGGTGTAAGGCTGGACGTGAAAGCGGCCGAGCTACCCAGACGGCGTGACAGCCCCAATACCAGAAACGGCCGGTCTTTCTTTCGCTGACCCGCACCACCTACCGGTGATGGCCGTGCTGTCCTCGGGCCGCCTCAGCGGCGTATTGCTGGTGCTGTCGATACCCGTGCTGGCCTATCTCTTCGACCGCTCGCTGGCGGACGCCGAGGGCTATGCCGAGGTGTTCGCGCTGCTGCAGGGCGACGGCGCGCGCGTCGTCCTGATCCTGCTGGCGTGGGTGTTCGCGCATCATCTGCTGGCCGGGATCCGCTTCCTGCTCATCGACCTCGACGTCGGCGTCGAGCTGCGCGGCGCCCGTGCGAGCGCGTGGGCCGTGCTCGCCGGCGGCGTGCTGGCCATGTTCTGCGCGGCCCTGTATCTGCTATGAACCGCCGCGCCCTGGGATTGCGCGCCTGGCTCTGGCGGCGGCTGAGCGCGGTCTATCTATTGTGGTCTACCTGCTGTTCGCCTGTGAGCCTCGCGCGCTGCGCTGCCGGCTCTATGCCGCATGGCGCGCCTGGATGGCGGATCCGCTGGTCGGGCTGGCGACCGCGCTGTTCTTCGGCGCCCTGCTGCTGCACGCCTGGTCGGCATGCGCGACGTGATCATCGATTACGCGGGTGCGCTGTCGCCGCGCCTGGTCCTGCTCGCCCTGACGGGGCTCGGCCTCGCCGGCACCGGCCTGTGGGTGCTGCAGACCTTGTATACCCTCCATCGCGGATGAGCGCTTACGCCGGCAATCAGGTGGAACGCCGCCGCTTCGACACCCTCGTCATCGGCGCCGGCGGCGGCGGGCTGCGCGCGGCGCTCCAGCTCGCGCAGGCGGAGGCCTCGGTGGCGGTGGTGTCCAAGGTGTTTCCGACGCGCTCGCACACGGTCGCCGCGCAGGGCGGCATGAACGCGGCGCTCGCGAACGTGCTGCCCGACAACTGGCACTGGCATATGTACGACACCGTCAAGGGCAGCGACTGGCTGGGCGACCAGGACGCCATTGAATACGTGTGCCGGCCGCGGCGCCTGGTGATCGAACTCGAGATCGCTGGCGTGCCGTTCTCGCGCCTCGACAACGGCAAGATCTATCAGCGCCCCTTCGGCGGCCAGAGCCAGAATTTCGGCGGCGAGCGGGCGCGCGCACCTGCGCCGCGGCGGACCGCACCGGCCACGCCATCCTGCACGCGCTGTACCAGCAGAACATCCGCGCCAAGACCCACTTCTTCGACGAATACTTCGCCATCGACCTGCTCAAGGACCATGACGGCTACATCCTCGGCGCGCTCGTGCTGTGCATCGAGACCGGCGAGCCGCTGGTGATCGAGGCGAAGACGACGCTGCTCGCGACCGGCGGCGCGGGCCAGCTCTACCGCACCAACACCAACGCGCGCGCATCAGCACCGGCGACGGCATGGCGATGGCGTTGCGCGCCGGCATCCCGCTGCAGGACATGGAGTTCATCCAGTTCCACCCGACCGGCATCGCCGGCAAGGGCATGCTGATCACCGAGGCCGCGCGCGGCGAGGGGGGCTATCTCGTCAACGGCCAGGGCGAGCGCTTCATGGAGCGCTACGCGCCGACCGCGAAGGACCTCGCCAGCCGCGACGTGGTGAGCCGCGCGATCGCGACCGAGGTGCGCGAGGGCGCGGCTGCGGCCCGGACGGCGACCATGTCCTGCTGAAGCTCGACCACCTCGGCCGAGGTGATCCGCAAGCGCCTGCCCGGCATCCATGCGATGGTGCACCACCTTCCTGCGCATCGACCCGGTGACCGAGCCCGTGCCGGTCTTTCCGACCTGCCACTACACGACCGGGCGGGATCCCGACCAACCGCTTCGGCCAGGTCGTGGCGCCGGAACGCCAGGGACCGGAGGAGCCGGTGCCCGGCCTGTACGCCGTCGGCGAATGCGCCTGCGTCTCGGTGCATGGCGCCAACCGCCTGGGCGGCAACTCGCTGCTCGATATCGTGGTCTTCGGCCGCGCGGCGGGCAACCACATCATCGAGTACCTGAAGGAGGCGCTACCACCGCGTGCTCGAACGCGAGACCATCGAGCAGCCGCTCGCCCGCCTGGCGCGCTGGGACGAAGGCGCGGCGGCGGGACGGTGAGCGGCCTGCGCGCGGAGCTGCAGCGCACGATGGAGCATTACTGCGGCGTGTTCCGCACCGAGGACGTGCTGCGGGAAGGGGTGATGAAGGTGAGCGAACTGGAACGGAGATTGCAGCATGTGAGCCTGAACGACCGCAGCCGGGTGTTCAACACCGCGCGCATCGAGGCGCTGGAGCTGGAGAACCTGATGGACGTGGCGCTGGCGGCGGTGACCTCGGCGCTGGCGCGGCGGGAGAGCCGTGGCGCGCATTCGCGCATCGACTACCCGCTGCGCGACGACGAGCACTGGTTCTGAAGCATTCGCTGTATTTCAAGGACGGCGGCGCGCTGGATTACAAGCCGGTGCGCATGAAGCCGCGCACCGTGGAGCCTGTTTCCCCAAGCCCAGGGGTGTATTGATCATGGAACGCATGCGATTTTCCGTGTACCGCTACAATCCGGAGAGCGACGCCGGTCCCGTCATGCGCGCCTACGAGGTCGACGGCCTCACGCCCGACATGATGCTGCTCGACGCCCTGGCGTGCATCAAGGCGCAGGACGAGACGCTGAGTTACCGCCGCTCCTGCGGCGAAGGCGTGTGCGGCTCCGACGGCATGAACATCAACGGCCGCAACGGCCTCGCCTGCATCACCCCGCTGAAGGACCTGAAACAGCCGATCGAGATCCGCCCGCTGCCCGGCCTGCCGGTCATCCGCGACCTGGTCGTCGACATGGAGCAGTTTTACCGCCAGTATCGCGCCGTCAAGCCGTACCTGATCAACCACGACCCGGCCCCGGAGGTCGAGTTCCGCCAGAGCCCGGAGCGCGCGCGAACGGCTCGACGGCCTGTACGAGTGCGTGCTGTGCGCCTGCTGTTCCACCGCCTGCCCGTCGTTCTGGTGGAACCCGGACAAGTTCCTCGGCCCCGCGGCGCTGCTGCAGGCGCGCCGTTTCCTGCCGACAGCCGTGACCAGGCCACCGAGGAGCGGCCTGACGAGCTGGAGGACGCCTACAAGCTGTTCCGCTGCCACACCATCATGAACTGCGTGCAGGTCTGCCCCAAAGGGGCTCAACCCCACCCGCGCCATCGGGGAGATCAAGCAGATGATGCTGAAGCAGTTCATCTGATGGACGCCCGTGGACGCGGCGCGCGAGCGCGCGCGGCTGCACTGGCAGTGCCGCCGCGGCATGCGGGAACTCGACCTGCTGCTGCAGGCGTACCTCGATCACGCCTACGATGGCGCAGCGGACGCCGAGCGGGCGGCGTTCCGGCGCCTGCTCGACTACCCGGACCAGTTGCTGCTGGAATATCTTCCTCGGGGGCTTGCCGCCGAGCGATCGGGAGGTCTGCGATGTCATCGCCAGCATACGCCGCGCCGCTGCGGCTTGACCTGCGCCGTTCGCGCCGGCTCGCGCTCTATCTGGCCGCCGCGCATGCCGGGGCGCTGGCGTTCATACCGTTTCTGCCGCTCGGGAACGTGACGGGCGCGCTGCTGGCCATCCTGGTCCTCCTGTGTCTTGCGCGGAGCTGTTCGGCCCGCGTGCTGATGCGCGGGGACGGCGACGTCGTGGCGCTGGTATGGGAGCGCGATGGTGAATGGCGCCTGGTCGAGCGGGGAGGGCGGACGCGCGTGTGCCGCCTGCGTCCGGATTCCTATGTGCATCCGTGGCTGACCGTACTCAATTTCGCCGGGGAGCGCCGTTGCTCGGTCGTCCTGCTGCCGGACAGTCTCGATCGCGACACCTATCGCCGCCTGCGCGTCCGGCTCGGTCTGCGCCGCGCCGAGCCCGCCGGGTCGGCCTATCCCGCCTGATGCGCCGGCGCCGCCGCGGTGCTTCGGCGTGAGTATGGTGTTGCACGGCGCCTGCGCCTGGTCGGACGCCGGATAATCCAGGGTGAAATGCAGTCCGCGGCTTTCCTTGCGCTGCAGCGCGGAGCGGATGATCAGTTCCGCGATGAGCACCAGGTTGCGCAGCTCGAGCAGGTCGCGCGTGACGCGGAAATTGCCGTAGTATTCGTCGATCTCGTGCTTGAGCAGCTCGGTGCGGTGCTGGGCGCGCTGCAGGCGCTTGTCGGTGCGCACGATGCCGACGTAGTCCCACATGAAGCGGCGCAGCTCGTCCCAGTTGTGCGCCACCACCACCTCTTCGTCCGAGTCCGTGACCTGGCTTTCATCCCAGGCCGGCAGCGCGCGCGGCGGTGCGAACTCCGGCAGGCGCCGCGCGATGTCCTCGGCGGCGGCTTCGGCGAACACCAGGCATTCCAGCAGTGAATTGCTGGCCATGCGGTTGGCGCCGTGCAGGCCGGTGAAGGTCATCTCGCCGACCGCGTACAGGCCGTCGATGTCGGTACGTCCGCGCAGATCCGTCATGACGCCGCCGCACAGGTAGTGCGCCGCCGGCACCACGGGTATCGGCTCGCGCGTTATATCGATGCCGAGTTCCAGGCAGCGCTCGTGGATGGTGGGGAAGTGTTCGCGGATGAACTCCGCCGGCTTGTGGCTGATGTCGAGAAAGACGCATTCCACGCCGAGGCGTTTCATCTCGTGGTCGATGGCGCGCGCCACGATGTCGCGCGGGGCGAGTTCGCCGCGCGGGTCGAAGCGGTCCATGAAGCGGCTGCCGTCGGGCAGCAGCAGGCGGCCGCCCTCGCCGCGCACGGCCTCGGAGATCAGGAAGGACTTGGCCTGGGGATGGTACAGGCAGGTGGGGTGGAACTGGATGAATTCCATGTTCGCCACCCGGCAGCCCGCGCGCCAGGCCATGGCGATGCCGTCGCCGCTGGCGATATCCGGATTGGTGGTGTAGAGGTAGACCTTTCCCGCGCCACCGGTGGCGAGAACGGTGCAGCGCGCGGATACGACGCCGACCCCGGGCGTCTTGCGGTCGAGCACATAGGGCGCCGACGCAGCGGGCCTCGCCGGATTCGTCCACCTTCTCCCGGATCAGGTCGATGGCCAGGTGATATTCGAAGATGGTGATATTGGGGTGTTCGCGCGCCTTCCGTTCCAGCGTGGTTTCAACCACGCGGCCGGTGGCGTCCGCGGCGTGCACCACGCGGCGGTGGCTGTGCCCGCCCTCGCGCGTGAGGTGGTAGTCCGTGCCGGTATCGGATCCGCTGGCGCGCGTGAAGGCGACGCCCTGGTCGATCAGCCACTGGATACACCTGCGGGCGTGTTTGACGGTATACTCGACCACCGTGGGATCGCACAGGCCGGCCCCGGTGCTGAAGGTGTCCTCGATATGGGATTGCAGCGAGTCTTCCTTGTCGAGCACCACCGAGATGCCCCCCTGGGCGTACAGGGTCGCGCCTTCGCTCAGGGCCGCCTTGGAGATCAGGGCGATGCGCGCGAAGGGGGCCAGTCGCAGGGCCAGGCTGAGGCCAGCCGCCCCGCTGCCTATGATCAGTACGTCGAAATGCCGGGGCGGAGCCATGGCGGGGTATTAAGCCTTGATTTTATTATGGTATTACAGATGACCCAGCAGGGTAATCTGATACAATCCCGTCCCACTCGCGCCGGGGACACTAGCTATATATCATAAAAGACTGAAATAGAAACCGTAATCACCTGAACTAAACGATAACAACACTGTCAACACCATTTGAGCAAGGCGCGAAGCCTTTGCGGGAGGCCAGCCCGGATGGGCGATAATAATGTTGACCAGGCACTGGTCGAACGTGTTCAAAATGGTGACAAGAAAGCGTTTGATATCCTTGTACAGAAATATCAATATAGGCTCACTAAATTGATATCGCGCTATGTCTATGATCAGAGTGAAGTTATGGATGTAGCGCAGGAGGCGTTTATCAAGGCGTACCGCGCCCTTCCGAGCTTTCGCGGCGAGAGTGCTTTATACCTGGCTGTACCGCATCGGAGTCAACACGGCAAAGAACTATCTGGTATCCCAGGGCCGGCGGCCGCCCAGTGTGGACATCGATGCCGAGGAGGCGGGGTATCTTGAGGGCGAATCCGATCTCAAGGAGTACGCGACCCCCGGAGCACCTCCTGGTCAGGGACGAAATCCAGAATACGGTGCACAGTGCCATCGAAAAATTACCGGAGGATCTGCGCATGGCGATCACCCTGCGCGAGCTCGACGGCCTGAGCTACGAGGAGATCGCGGAGCGGATGGACTGTCCGGTGGGTACCGTGCGCTCGCGCATCTTCCGCGCGCGCGAGGTCATCAATACCAAGCTGAAGCCCCTGCTGGATTGAATCTGTTCAAAATAAACATAAACGACAGGTGTTGCCCATGATGGAAAGAAACGCGGACAAGGTCTCCCTGCTGGTTGACGGTGAGCTCGACGAATGCGACATGGCATGCGTCACGGGCGATGAAAACCGATGAGCTGGCGGGTGCACGCTGGCGAAACTACCATCTGATCCGCGACGCCTTGCAGGGCAACCTGCCGCCCATCTCCCGCAGGACCTGGCCGGACGCGTCGCACTGGCCTCGAACACGAGCCCATCCATTTCAATCCGCGCCACCATCTCCTCCGCTACCGCCCCCTTCAGAACATCGCACAGGCCCGGGCCACCATGGGATTCGCCCTGGCCGCCTCCCTGTCCGCGATCGCGGTATTCGGGGTGGGTGTCATGGAGCTGAACAACGGTCGCAGCAATCCGGACGGCGATGAACATGGCCTCCATCACGCGCGGTTGCGGTCGCAGCAGGATCCGACGATGGCCGTGACCGTGACCCGACACCGGCTTCCGCGCCGCGGGCGTACAACTGGTGGCGGCGCGCCGCCGGCCCGTGCGGAGCAGCGTCACGGTCGCCGTGCTTGCCGCCAAACCCGTGGCACCGGCCGCGCGCGCCGTTCCACCGTGGCGGTGAGGCAGGGTATCCTCCGGCGGCGACCGATCTGTACGACTATCTGGTGAATTCCCATCGCTACGCCCCGGCGCGGCGGATACCCAGGCGATGCTGTCCTATGTCCAGCTGGTCGGTTACGGGTCCGGATCGGTAACGTCCGCCGCGGGTTTTCCGTCATATCCCCGCTCGCACATTGCGCGCCCTGTTCCGGAACTGCCTCCCGGCATATTTCCGACATTTCCCGGTGAAGCCTGGAACGGCTTCCGCATCGATGGAACCGCGGGCTCTTCTCGCCAGTCATACGACACTATCGGCACGCTCGGACATGATGACGGAAACGGCAAAGGTCATTGGAACAGAGGGAAATATGCCTGGGTGGAAACGCAGCGCATGACTACCTGCGGCAGTTGTTCCGTGCAGAAGGGTTGCGGAACCAGCGTCCTCGCCAAGGTGCTGGGTAACCGCGTCAACCGCATCCGCGTGATCAATACGATCGGCGCCAAGACCGGCGAATGGGTCGTGCTGGGCCTCGAGGATGGCGCGCTGGCGCGCAGCTCGTTTGCCGTATAGTGCCATGCCGCTGATCTTTCTGCTGCTGGGAGGTATCGGCGGCGGTCTGCTGGCGGACGGCCTCTCGTGGCAATCGAAGGATGCGGCCACGGCCGTGTGCGGTGCGCTGGGCTTCCTGCTGGGCCTGGTCTGGGTGCGTCGGTATGGCCATGCCGTGGCACTGGATCCCCGTCATCAGCCCAGTCTGGTCGGTTTCGCCGATACGGCCGGGGCCGATGAACACAAGATCGTGGTAGAGGACATCGTGCGCGATTACCGGCGCAAGATGTGAATCGGATGGATGATGCAACGAACAGGAGTGCTCATGAAGCGTAATGCGGATCAAGGGAAAGTGTGGCGGCTGTCGATGAGCATGGCCATGCTGGCGCTGTTGACGTTTGCCACGGGCGCGGGCGCGGCGGTGAAGGACCTGCCCGATTTCACCGAACTGGTGGAGCAGAGCAGTCCGGCGGTGGTCAATATCAGCACCACCACCAAGATCAAGCAGGAGCAGTTCCGCAATCCGCACGGGGAGGCGATGCCCGACCAGCAGCCCTTTGATGATTTCCTGCGGCGCTTCTTCGGCGACCGTGGCGGCGACGGCGGCGGTACCGAGGAATTCGATGAGAAGTCCCTGGGTTCGGGCTTCATCATTTCGAAGGATGGCTACGTCCTCACCAACAATCACGTGATCCGGGACGCGGACGAGATCGTCGTGCGGCTCAGTGACCGGCGCGAGTTCGTCGCCGAGGTGGTGGGCAGCGACAAGAACAGCGACGTCGCCCTGCTCAAGATCGATGCCGACAACCTGCCGGTGGTAAAGATCGGCAGTTCGGCAGACCTCAAGGTGGGCGGCTGGGTGCTGGCGATCGGTTCGCCCTTCGGTTTCGAGCATTCGGTTACCGCCGGCATCGTCAGCGCGAAGGGCAGGAGCCTGCCCAACGAGAACTATGTCCCGTTCATCCAGACCGATGTCGCGATCAACCCCGGTAATTCGGGCGGCCCGTTGTTCAATATGGACGGCGAGGTCGTTGGAATCAACTCCCAGATCTTCAGTCGTACCGGGGGATTCATGGGCCTGTCATTCGCGATTCCGATCGATATCGCGATGAGCGTGGTGGATCAGCTGCGCAACTCGGGACATGTGACGCGCGGGTGGCTGGGGATTCTCATCCAGGACGTGGACCGCACCCTGGCGGAGTCCTTCGGCATGACCAAGCCGATCGGCGCGCTGGTCGCGCGGGTTCTGCCCGACAGCCCGGCGCAGAAGGCGGGCATCGAAGTGGGTGACGTCATCGTCGAGTTCGACGGCAAGGAGGTCGAGAGTTCCGGGGCGCTTCCGCCCATGGTCGGCGTGTCCAAGATCGGGGAGAAGTTGCCGCTCAAGGTCATTCGCAAGGGCAAGCCCCTGACCCTCAAGGTCACCATCAGTGAACTGCCGGAGGAAGACGAGCTCGATCTGGCCGCGGCGAGCGGAGACGGCGACAGCACCCGGATCAAGCGTCTGGCCATCACGGTGGCGGATCTGACCCCGGAACAGAAACAGGAACTGGACGGCAAGGGCGGGATCGTGGTCGATTCGATCGAGAGCGGCCCGGCCTCCAAGGCGGGAATCCGCAGGGGCGATGTCATCCTGCAGTTCAACAACGCCGATGTGGGGACGGTGGAGCAGTTCAAGAAACTGGTGGCCGATCTGCCGGCCGGGAAGGCGGTACCGATCCTGGTGCAGCGTCGGGGCAGCCCCATTTTCCTCGCCCTGAAACTGGATGAGGACGCCAAACAGTAACTGTCTGATCATTTCCGGCTCTGTTATGATAGCCAGGGGAGCGCGTTGGGCGCTCCCCTTTAATTTTTATGGACCGGGAAGAATTCGCCATACATGCGGCACATTCGTAATTTTTCGATCATCGCCCATATCGATCACGGGAAATCGACGCTCGCTGACCGCATCATCCAGCGTTGCGGTGGCCTGAGCGAGCGCGAGATGGAGGATCAGATCCTGGATTCCATGGATCTGGAGCGCGAACGCGGCATCACCATCAAGGCGCAAAGCGTCTCGCTCGACTACACGGCGCGGGAC
This genomic window from Gammaproteobacteria bacterium contains:
- the sdhC gene encoding succinate dehydrogenase, cytochrome b556 subunit, yielding MAVLSSGRLSGVLLVLSIPVLAYLFDRSLADAEGYAEVFALLQGDGARVVLILLAWVFAHHLLAGIRFLLIDLDVGVELRGARASAWAVLAGGVLAMFCAALYLL
- a CDS encoding SoxR reducing system RseC family protein produces the protein MTTCGSCSVQKGCGTSVLAKVLGNRVNRIRVINTIGAKTGEWVVLGLEDGALARSSFAV
- a CDS encoding SoxR reducing system RseC family protein yields the protein MPLIFLLLGGIGGGLLADGLSWQSKDAATAVCGALGFLLGLVWVRRYGHAVALDPRHQPSLVGFADTAGADEHKIVVEDIVRDYRRKM
- a CDS encoding DegQ family serine endoprotease, which codes for MSMAMLALLTFATGAGAAVKDLPDFTELVEQSSPAVVNISTTTKIKQEQFRNPHGEAMPDQQPFDDFLRRFFGDRGGDGGGTEEFDEKSLGSGFIISKDGYVLTNNHVIRDADEIVVRLSDRREFVAEVVGSDKNSDVALLKIDADNLPVVKIGSSADLKVGGWVLAIGSPFGFEHSVTAGIVSAKGRSLPNENYVPFIQTDVAINPGNSGGPLFNMDGEVVGINSQIFSRTGGFMGLSFAIPIDIAMSVVDQLRNSGHVTRGWLGILIQDVDRTLAESFGMTKPIGALVARVLPDSPAQKAGIEVGDVIVEFDGKEVESSGALPPMVGVSKIGEKLPLKVIRKGKPLTLKVTISELPEEDELDLAAASGDGDSTRIKRLAITVADLTPEQKQELDGKGGIVVDSIESGPASKAGIRRGDVILQFNNADVGTVEQFKKLVADLPAGKAVPILVQRRGSPIFLALKLDEDAKQ